A genomic window from Meleagris gallopavo isolate NT-WF06-2002-E0010 breed Aviagen turkey brand Nicholas breeding stock chromosome 23, Turkey_5.1, whole genome shotgun sequence includes:
- the C23H1orf158 gene encoding uncharacterized protein C1orf158 homolog, protein MAPRQSSATHSPLPSMTEEEMELLSALLLAPSHTRGETVTQQPGKVALARQRNRIEWKKGGEDWWKVQPKYSTKVLIGNWLEERKRFIKPCGKLGCSVYSTDFTHFPDHKPERTLRATMMKKYEGLPAQHFFTHHEEPRSRHLVSEYEDNYNRHGYVPFLPPLRSWNGRKFAWVPQKSDFPILEPPTNYGLLEHLKRKWHRKEAGVMNSIYTISYEKPPTSAFAPCQFRRAAKPHGLSSRTGQLPRVSRILDYEGGQRYLQALSQLVRDRKARAASM, encoded by the exons atggcTCCAAGGCAAAGCAGTGCCACACACAGCCCACTTCCCAGCatgacagaagaagaaatggagcTCCTTTCTGCCCTGCTTTTAGCACCCAGCCACACCAGGGGAGAGACAGTCACTCAGCAGCCAGGGAAGGTCGCGCTGGCGAGACAAAGAAATAGGATTGAATGGAAAAAAGGTGGAGAGGATTGGTGGAAAGTTCAACCAAAGTACTCGACTAAAGTTCTCATTGGAAACTGgctggaagagaggaaaagg TTTATAAAACCCTGTGGGAAACTTGGCTGCAGCGTGTACAGCACAGACTTCACTCACTTCCCAGATCACAAACCAGAGCGAACGCTAAGAGCAACCATGATGAAGAAGTACGAG GgcctgccagcacagcacttcTTCACACACCACGAGGAACCGAGGAGCAGACATTTAGTATCAGAGTATGAGGATAACTACAACAGACATGGTTACGTTCCCTTTCTGCCTCCCCTCCGCAGCTGGAACGGACGCAAGTTTGCATGGGTTCCTCAGAAATCAGACTTCCCCATTCTTG AACCACCCACCAACTACGGACTTCTTGAGCACCTGAAGAGAAAATGGCACAGGAAAGAAGCTGGAGTGATGAACAGCATCTACACCATTTCCTATGAAAAGCCACCGACGTCAGCTTTTGCTCCATGCCAGTTCAGACGTGCAGCTAAACCTCACGGCCTCTCCTCCAGGACGGGACAGCTTCCCCGTGTGAGCAGAATCCTGGACTATGAAGGGGGTCAGAGATACCTGCAAGCCCTCAGCCAACTAGTGAGAGACAGAAAGGCAAGAGCTGCCTCCATGTAA
- the LOC100544156 gene encoding arylacetamide deacetylase-like 4, with product MVFMIVILTSYTVIITSYYRTPMGDVELFICWLNQDLILNFEQGRILEKTGLCSQITFGRYVRQGWRLRVDPKLFIQDLQFNKVPVRVYQPKATSQGRRRAILFFHGGGWVFGSLDTYEKVCRYLSRESESVVVSVQYRLAPEHKYPAAYEDCLNATVHFMRSTEHYGVDPAQISVCGDSAGGNLAAAVSQTLAGRADLPRLRAQILIYPGLQALDFNLPSYHQNRGVPLLFRERAAFFALQYLNGDASHMQEVLKGSHIPPDMRQKYRKWVSPDNIPEEFKVRGVKPLNPTDFMAEVYETVKRFCEPNLCPLLAEDAVVHQLPESFILTCEYDVLRDDGLLYKKRLEDNGVQVTWCHLEDGFHGIISLYDYGGLSFPSGKRGLDSVVNFLKGL from the exons ATGGTCTTCATGATAGTTATTCTAACTTCTTATACTGTGATCATTACATCTTATTATAGAACACCAATGGGTGATGTGGAGCTTTTTATATGTTGGCTAAACCAAGACTTAATTCTTAACTTTGAACAGGGAAGGATTTTGGAGAAGACAGGACTTTGCAGCCAAATCACTTTTGGCCGATACGTGCGACAAGGATGGAGGCTGAGGGTGGACCCGAAGCTGTTTATCCAGGATCTGCAGTTTAACAAAGTACCTGTGAGGGTGTACCAGCCAAAAGCCACATCTCAAGGGCGAAGGAGAGCTATCCTCTTCTTCCATGGAGGAGGATGGGTGTTTGGAAGTCTCG atacCTATGAAAAAGTGTGCCGCTACTTATCCAGAGAAAGTGAATCCGTAGTTGTATCCGTTCA GTATCGTTTAGCTCCTGAGCACAAATACCCTGCTGCATATGAAGACTGTCTTAATGCTACCGTACACTTTATGAGGAGTACAGAGCACTACGGGGTGGATCCTGCACAGATCAGCGTCTGCGGGGACAGTGCTGGGGGCAATCTAGCTGCTGCTGTTAGCCAGACCCTGGCAGGCAGAGCAGACCTCCCCAGGCTGCGTGCTCAGATCCTGATCTACCCAGGCCTTCAGGCACTGGACTTCAATTTGCCATCCTATCATCAGAACCGGGGAGTTCCTCTCTTGTTCCGGGAACGCGCTGCTTTCTTCGCTTTGCAGTACTTAAACGGGGATGCATCACATATGCAGGAGGTCCTGAAGGGCTCCCATATCCCTCCAGATATGAGGCAGAAGTACAGGAAGTGGGTGAGTCCCGATAACATCCCTGAAGAGTTTAAAGTCAGAGGAGTGAAGCCACTTAACCCCACGGATTTTATGGCTGAAGTTTATGAGACGGTGAAGCGGTTCTGTGAGCCCAACCTGTGCCCCCTGCTAGCTGAAGATGCTGTTGTTCACCAGCTGCCCGAGTCCTTCATCTTGACTTGTGAATATGATGTGCTGAGGGATGATGGCTTGCTGTACAAGAAGAGGTTGGAGGACAACGGAGTCCAAGTGACCTGGTGCCACCTCGAGGATGGGTTCCATGGAATCATAAGCCTGTATGATTATGGTGGGTTGTCATTTCCATCTGGGAAAAGGGGATTGGACAGCGTTGTTAACTTCCTTAAGGGCTTATAG